The genomic window TTGCCTTAGAATTTTGAGTTTGTTTTATCATTAATGGTAAAATAGCTGTTCTAATAATGATGGTTACAATGATAATTGATAATCCGTAGCTATTTTGTAAATGTTCAGCAAAGAATATTAATAGCCATGATAATGGATAAACAAAATATTCGTTCCAAACTCCTTCACTTTCAGGCGTAATAGGTTGATTGATTTCTGAACAACCTGTCATTATTGCCACGAGTAGCACCAAAACTGCTACTAACAGTATTCGCCGTTTCAACTTGATATTCCTCCTAACAGACTATATGTAATTTATATAAAAGTCACATAGCTTTATTTTAGCACGTAAATATGTTAGTTTGTCTATTCTTTTAAAGAAGCTTATTTGTTAAATCTGCTTTATAAAGAACATGGCCTAAACTACGCTCTGCTTCACTATAATTCATATCAGCAACTGGTTTCCGAGCAATCACTAAATAATCATACCCAGTAGGCAGCATATCTTTATGCTCTTGAAAAAATCGTCTAATCATACGTTTAATTCTATTACGAGTGACAGCATTAC from Bacillus sp. HMF5848 includes these protein-coding regions:
- the rnpA gene encoding ribonuclease P protein component, giving the protein MKKALRLKKNEDFQVMFQKGRSMANRQFVLYYLKKDDEISFRVGLSVSKKLGNAVTRNRIKRMIRRFFQEHKDMLPTGYDYLVIARKPVADMNYSEAERSLGHVLYKADLTNKLL